One window of Lawsonibacter asaccharolyticus genomic DNA carries:
- a CDS encoding transcriptional regulator GntR family — MEPISRVPIVQQVEERIRELIQEEQYQPGKKLPPEMELCQRLGVGRGTVREAFRLLQAKGVVEIKPGRGAFVAENPAERDIGAIDWLVENERELRDSIEIRTALEPMAARRMAERCNTEDIRRLENIHRSFLSAIQEGDAAMIGRLDEQFHSAIVESSGNALMIEINSHVCQGMQTFRSKTFQVEQNVKNAVMPHSNIMNAILARDAAQAEREMRAHLDKVQEDLTQNIHAPGHETK; from the coding sequence ATGGAACCCATTTCCAGGGTCCCCATTGTCCAGCAGGTAGAGGAGAGGATCAGAGAGCTGATCCAGGAGGAGCAGTATCAGCCTGGGAAAAAGCTGCCGCCGGAGATGGAGCTGTGCCAGCGCCTGGGAGTGGGCCGTGGCACTGTGCGGGAGGCATTCCGGCTGCTCCAGGCCAAGGGTGTGGTGGAGATCAAGCCGGGACGGGGGGCCTTTGTGGCGGAGAACCCTGCAGAGCGGGATATCGGGGCCATCGACTGGCTGGTGGAGAACGAGCGGGAGCTGCGGGACTCCATCGAGATCCGCACAGCGCTGGAGCCTATGGCGGCCCGGCGGATGGCGGAGCGGTGCAACACCGAGGATATCCGCCGCCTGGAGAACATCCACCGCAGCTTCCTAAGCGCCATTCAGGAGGGGGACGCGGCTATGATCGGCCGCCTGGACGAGCAGTTCCACAGCGCCATTGTGGAGAGCAGCGGGAACGCACTGATGATCGAGATCAACAGCCATGTGTGCCAGGGAATGCAGACCTTCCGCAGCAAAACCTTCCAGGTGGAGCAGAACGTGAAGAACGCGGTCATGCCCCACAGCAATATTATGAACGCCATCCTGGCCCGGGATGCCGCCCAGGCGGAGCGGGAGATGCGGGCCCATCTGGACAAGGTCCAGGAGGATCTGACCCAGAACATCCATGCCCCGGGACACGAGACAAAATAA